The genome window CAAGTAAACGTTGGTTCCATGGCTCACTCTGTAGGTAAAGTTGTTGTTAGTAAAGTACTTTCCATGGGGAAAGATGATGTTGAAACCTTTGAGAAATTAAAAGAAAAAGGCGTTAAATTCGATGTGCGTAAAGTCCCTAATGACTCAAGCGCTAACATGGAAGATATCATCAAAAAAGCAAAACACGAATTAAAGACACAATAAAAAATTAAAATAGGAGGTTTATTATGTCTGTCATATCAATAATTTTAGTAGTACTTATTGCATTTTTAGCAGGTATTGAAGGAATTCTAGATGAATTTCAGTTCCATCAGCCATTAATCGCATGTACATTAATTGGTCTCGTAACAGGTAACTTAACAGCATGTATCATCCTTGGCGGAACTCTACAAATGATCGCACTTGGATGGGCAAACATCGGAGCAGCCGTAGCACCAGATGCCGCGCTTGCCTCAGTAGCTTCAGCAATTATATTAGTATTAGGTGGACAAGGGGTAGCAGGTATTCCGTCCGCAATCGCCATTGCAATTCCACTTGCAGTAGCAGGTCTTTTCTTAACAATGATCGTTCGTACATTGGCAGTTCCAATTGTTCACTTGATGGACAGAGCCGCTGAAAAAGGGAATATACGCAGCGTAGAGTGGTTACATATTTCAGCAATTTGTATGCAAGGTATTCGTATCGCGATTCCTGCAGCAGCACTTTTATTCATTCCAGCAGACAGCGTTCAATCTTTCTTAGAAGCAATGCCAGCTTGGTTAACAGATGGTATGGCTATCGGTGGAGGAATGGTAGTTGCCGTTGGTTATGCACTAGTTATCAATATGATGGCTACTAAAGAAGTATGGCCGTTCTTCGTAATCGGTTTCGTAGTAGCTGCAATTTCTCAACTTACACTTATCGCAATTGGTGCTCTAGGTGTTGCACTTGCTCTTATTTACCTTAACCTAT of Listeria monocytogenes contains these proteins:
- a CDS encoding PTS mannose/fructose/sorbose transporter subunit IIC, which translates into the protein MSVISIILVVLIAFLAGIEGILDEFQFHQPLIACTLIGLVTGNLTACIILGGTLQMIALGWANIGAAVAPDAALASVASAIILVLGGQGVAGIPSAIAIAIPLAVAGLFLTMIVRTLAVPIVHLMDRAAEKGNIRSVEWLHISAICMQGIRIAIPAAALLFIPADSVQSFLEAMPAWLTDGMAIGGGMVVAVGYALVINMMATKEVWPFFVIGFVVAAISQLTLIAIGALGVALALIYLNLSKMGGGNSNGGGGGNSRDPLGDILNDY